TCGAATACCTTTTTGCTGCGACCATTTTAATGGGCTTCATCCAATTATTATTAGGTATTCTTAAAGTTGGCCGTTTAATGAAATTTATTCCAAGATCTGTAATGATTGGATTTGTTAATGCATTAGGTATTCTAATTTTCATGTCTCAAATAGAACATATTTTTGGCATATCTATATCGACCTATATATATGTAATAATCACTTTATTTATTGTATATGTCATTCCAAGATTCTTTAAAGCTATTCCTGCCCCATTAATAGCGATAATCATTTTAACTGCGCTTTATATGTATACAGGCGCTGATATACGAACTGTAGGAGATTTAGGAAATATTAAACAAACTTTACCTCACTTTTTAATACCTAACGTTCCGTATCATTTAGAAACATTGCAAATTATTTTCCCATATTCATTATCAATGGCTATTGTAGGTTTAGTAGAAAGTCTACTGACAGCTAAAATTGTAGATGATGCGACAGATACCTATAGTAGTAAAAATAAAGAATCACGAGGACAAGGTATTGCCAATATTATTACTGGTTTCTTTGGTGGTATGGGAGGCTGTGCCATGATCGGACAATCAGTGATTAATGTTAAATCAGGTGCAAATAGTAGGTTGTCTACATTTACAGCAGGTATTGTTCTTATATTTATGATCATTGTTCTTGGTGGCGTCGTCGTTCAAATACCTATGCCGATTCTTGCGGGCATTATGGTTATGGTTTCTATTGGAACTGTTGACTGGAACTCATTTAAGTATATTAGAAAAGCACCCAAAACAGATGCACTGGTTATGATTTTAACGGTCATTATCGTGTTAATGACACATAATTTAGCTATTGGTGTCATCGTAGGGGTCGTCTTCAGTGCACTATTCTTTGCCACTAAAATTTCAAAAGTTGAAGTTATTCATGAAAAAATAGATAAGCAACATCATTTCTCTTTTAAAGGTCAAATGTTCTTTGTTTCCATTGATTCTATGATGGAACAAATGAATTTTAATATCGAAAATAGTACTATAGTGTTGAATTTTGCCCATGCGCATTTATGGGATGATTCAGCAGTAGATGCTATTGATACGATAGTTAGAAAACTTGAAGAGAAAAATAACATTGTCTATGTTGAAAAATTAAACACAGATAGTCGAAAAATCGTTTCAGAATTAAGCCAATTAAACGAAAATCATTTAAATTAAGGAGGGTTTTTATGTATCAATCCATTTTACTCGCTGCAGATGGTTCAGAAAATAGCGAACGTGCCGCTCAAGAGGCGCTGAACTTTGTAGATGAACATACGATGGTTACAATTCTTACAGTTATAGACGTTGATGAGTCAAAAACAGATGTTTTACATGGACAACAAGGTGCTAGTTTAACACAAGAAAGAGAAAAAAAGCTCCATTTCATAAAAAAATTATTTGTAGAACATCATGTCAATCACGAAGTTAAATTTGTCCATGGCATCCCAACAGACAAAGTAGTTGAAGTTGCAAATAGCGGACATTATCAAGCTATTATTTTGGGAACACGTGGTTTGAATAGTTTGCAAGAATTGGTGCTTGGCAGTGTTAGCCATAAAGTCGCTAAACGTGCGCAAATACCCGTGATTATTGTTAAATAATTTAACCCCCTCTATAAAATATAGGGGGGATTTTATAAACGTTAAATCTATAGAGGGGATTCATATCTCTTATATGCTTTGAGCGATTTAAAGTACAATGGTTCCATATTTTCTACATTGCGTTATAAAAGCTATATGTACTTACAATTATGAAACTATACTATGCACATCTTGCGTTATATACACAGGAAATTTCTGCGTTAGTCGTACTCGTTATGACTAAACAACTCAAAATTCTCCTACATATTCAGTATAACACCTAGAAAAAATTTTAAAATCAGCTAGGCGTAGTTCAGTGATGCCAAAATACTAAAAAACAATTGTAAAACAGTAAAAACGCGAAGCCATGAGGGCAATCCAAAAACATTCATCTTAGGAATAGGGCAAGTAAAACAAACTACTGCAACAATAGCATCAAAAATTTTATGCCTCAACCCCAAAATGACAGAAGTAATTTCGACCTTATTTACTGCTTATTCTTGTAATCTTTCCATACGTATATACTGGCAATGCATAAGTAAACTATATTTAAAACGGCTAAGATAACTAAAAATAGAAACAAGCTGAAATTTTGATTGGGTGAAACAGATGATATTGAAAAAAGTAATATCGCACCAATGATGAGCCCTATCATAATATGCATTTCAAGTTTCGTAATCACTAAAAGTTCCTCCATACATTTTTATTTTCAACAACACGAGAAAGTTTAAAGCTTATGTAACCTTTTTAATTCTATCATAAGCTATGAGTGTCTCCCTAATCGTTTTATCACTATTCATTTTAAGACTCCCCCAAGACTTCCCTAAATAAAAAAGCTTCTCTTCCCATTTAAATTCAGGAAAAGAAGCTTTTGATGTGATGTATTCCGTTACTTTAATATTTTCTTAAAAATTGTGCGTCTTCTTCATGATAATTTTCCATAACAAATTGATGTACGGCGTGAATAACCCGTTGAATGACGTCTGTAGAATACGCTAAAATACGAAATGTTAAACCGTGCGTTGGCAGCAATGTCACACCGACACGGCAATGTTCATCGATATAAGGTGTCACCACTTCTTGTACCGCTTCAACGACTTTCTGATTGACACCTGGGCTAATGTAAAAACAAGAAGCCATATGTGTGAAGCCTTCCATATAGCCCATATGCGTCACTTTATTTTTCTGCGTATCTAACTTCAAATTATCAAATACGACGAGTTTTTCATCCACATAAATTTCGTTTTTGAGGTGTAAATAATGATAATTAAATTGGCGTCCTTCTTTATCATAACCTGGCGTTAAAATATCGGTATAAAACATCGAAGCAGTCGGACTCAAATGGAATTGATTGGCTTGATAAAATTTCGCCTCTGAATAACCAATAATCGGATCACTGATGAATTCCATAAACGATTCGTCATCGAGTTGAAACGTTTGGTACTGCTCGACTTTATCTTCCAATGTTTTAAAAACAATTGTCGCACCTTGAGTCGTTAAAATCGCATGCGTACGTGGCTCAAAGTGGACAGCCATGCGGTAACGGTCACCATCAACGAACCCACCGCCTAAGTTAATCAAAAACATCGTCGGATGAGGACTTCCATTTAAATAAGTGGGCCGAATGACTTTAAGCCCACCTTGGAAATACGTTTTCCCATTTACGGTACGTCTACCGTCATGTTTAAAGGTTAAATCTAACTCACCTGTCCATTTAGAAATTGCCATTATTCTAATCCTTCAA
Above is a genomic segment from Staphylococcus delphini containing:
- a CDS encoding SulP family inorganic anion transporter, whose product is MVQKLKAEWLDQPGKNILAGIVVALALIPEAIAFSIIAGVDPMIGLYAAFIIATVTAIVGGRPAMISGATGAVALLVTPLVKEHGVEYLFAATILMGFIQLLLGILKVGRLMKFIPRSVMIGFVNALGILIFMSQIEHIFGISISTYIYVIITLFIVYVIPRFFKAIPAPLIAIIILTALYMYTGADIRTVGDLGNIKQTLPHFLIPNVPYHLETLQIIFPYSLSMAIVGLVESLLTAKIVDDATDTYSSKNKESRGQGIANIITGFFGGMGGCAMIGQSVINVKSGANSRLSTFTAGIVLIFMIIVLGGVVVQIPMPILAGIMVMVSIGTVDWNSFKYIRKAPKTDALVMILTVIIVLMTHNLAIGVIVGVVFSALFFATKISKVEVIHEKIDKQHHFSFKGQMFFVSIDSMMEQMNFNIENSTIVLNFAHAHLWDDSAVDAIDTIVRKLEEKNNIVYVEKLNTDSRKIVSELSQLNENHLN
- a CDS encoding universal stress protein; its protein translation is MYQSILLAADGSENSERAAQEALNFVDEHTMVTILTVIDVDESKTDVLHGQQGASLTQEREKKLHFIKKLFVEHHVNHEVKFVHGIPTDKVVEVANSGHYQAIILGTRGLNSLQELVLGSVSHKVAKRAQIPVIIVK
- a CDS encoding urease accessory protein UreD, which translates into the protein MAISKWTGELDLTFKHDGRRTVNGKTYFQGGLKVIRPTYLNGSPHPTMFLINLGGGFVDGDRYRMAVHFEPRTHAILTTQGATIVFKTLEDKVEQYQTFQLDDESFMEFISDPIIGYSEAKFYQANQFHLSPTASMFYTDILTPGYDKEGRQFNYHYLHLKNEIYVDEKLVVFDNLKLDTQKNKVTHMGYMEGFTHMASCFYISPGVNQKVVEAVQEVVTPYIDEHCRVGVTLLPTHGLTFRILAYSTDVIQRVIHAVHQFVMENYHEEDAQFLRKY